The following proteins are co-located in the Triticum aestivum cultivar Chinese Spring chromosome 1A, IWGSC CS RefSeq v2.1, whole genome shotgun sequence genome:
- the LOC123061498 gene encoding bisdemethoxycurcumin synthase-like, producing MATLLSTVREIRRSQRAEGAAAVLAIGTANPANCVSQEEYPDYYFRVTKSQHLTDLKQKFKAMCQMTPTDKRYFHHTEELLDAHPDFLCRGKPSLDARLAITAVAAPELAASAAAKAIAEWGRPATDITHLVVSTNSGAHSPGADLRLASLLGLRVSVRRTMLYLNGCSAGAASLRLAKDLAENNRGARVLVVCIELTIVSFRGPEEADAHPHTLISQAFFGDGAGAVIVGADAVHTIEHPIFEMVSASQTMIPGTDRVLTMQLTEAGLDGHIFTKELVPIAAQHIDQCLTDAFQPLGVMSDGATLWNDLFFVVHPGIRGILDHIEGALQLETGKLVASRTMLREYGNMLGATVIFVLDEQRRRMEEDRGMRGEWGVMMGFGPGFTIETMVLHAVDSNTHNKN from the exons ATGGCCACCTTGCTGTCGACGGTGCGGGAGATCCGTCGTTCGCAGCgtgcggagggggcggcggccgtCCTCGCCATCGGCACAGCTAACCCGGCCAACTGCGTGTCCCAGGAGGAGTACCCGGATTACTATTTCCGGGTCACCAAGAGCCAGCACCTCACCGACctcaagcaaaaattcaaggccatGT GCCAGATGACACCAACGGACAAGCGTTACTTCCACCACACGGAGGAGCTCCTGGACGCCCACCCCGACTTCCTCTGCCGCGGCAAGCCGTCCCTGGATGCCCGCCTAGCCATCACGGCCGTCGCTGCGCCAGAGCTTGCAGCGTCAGCTGCAGCCAAAGCCATAGCCGAGTGGGGCCGTCCGGCCACCGACATCACCCACCTCGTCGTCAGCACCAACTCAGGTGCGCACTCCCCTGGCGCCGACCTCCGCCTTGCCTCTCTGCTCGGCCTCCGCGTGTCGGTACGTCGGACCATGCTCTACCTCAACGGCTGCTCCGCCGGTGCCGCCTCGTTGCGCCTTGCCAAGGACCTGGCAGAGAATAACCGCGGCGCACGTGTGTTGGTGGTCTGCATCGAGCTCACCATCGTCTCGTTCCGTGGCCCGGAGGAGGCAGATGCCCACCCACACACTCTCATCAGCCAGGCGTTCTTTGGCGACGGTGCTGGCGCGGTTATCGTCGGCGCCGACGCCGTGCACACCATCGAGCACCCAATCTTCGAGATGGTGTCCGCCTCACAGACCATGATACCAGGGACCGACCGTGTGCTCACCATGCAGCTAACAGAGGCCGGCCTCGATGGCCACATCTTCACGAAGGAGCTGGTTCCTATAGCGGCGCAACACATCGACCAGTGTCTCACGGATGCGTTCCAGCCGCTTGGAGTAATGAGCGACGGCGCCACCCTCTGGAATGATCTCTTCTTTGTGGTGCACCCCGGCATCCGAGGAATACTGGATCACATCGAGGGGGCACTCCAGCTGGAGACGGGGAAGCTCGTGGCCAGTCGGACTATGCTCAGAGAGTATGGGAACATGCTCGGCGCCACTGTGATCTTTGTGCTCGATGAGCAACGGCGCCGGATGGAGGAGGACAGAGGGATGAGGGGCGAGTGGGGTGTGATGATGGGATTTGGACCTGGGTTCACTATCGAGACAATGGTGCTGCATGCGGTGGACAGCAACACGCACAACAAAAATTGA
- the LOC123071311 gene encoding probable carboxylesterase 3 produces the protein MPPRNDKDGGEDITVDLYPFIREYKGGRVERFLRSPFVAATEDPAANRGVATRDVIIDNCTGVSARLFLPSDAAAAGERLPVIMYVHGGSFCTESAFGRTYNNYIRSLAARTGALVVSVEYRLAPEHPVPAAYDDAWAALQWVASLSDPWLSSYADPERTFLAGDSAGGNIVYNTAVRAAGRGTNIVDIEGLVIVHPYFWGVDRLSSSETVWDGVAMFTPDFVDRLWPYVTAGQLENDDPWINPLDGDIASLMCRRVLVAVAEKDSLSGRGRRLAASMRNLMWADDQHAVTLVESEAEDHGFHLYNPMRATSKTLMESIIQFINQRPALPLPAAFPPERHELHLHACQGKDQTSYSAVQPILGVPTRPYVDVFGYGVAMKDSSGPKNTTRTSCLQIGGHERRSSPRTRRYGLSLGHPITSNMRFPLSATTSPGGGCVHFHKFMTI, from the coding sequence ATGCCTCCAAGAAATGACAAGGACGGTGGTGAAGACATCACCGTCGACCTCTATCCATTCATTCGCGAGTACAAGGGCGGCCGTGTCGAGCGCTTTCTGCGCAGCCCATTCGTGGCAGCGACGGAGGACCCGGCAGCCAACCGTGGAGTGGCGACGAGGGATGTCATCATCGACAACTGCACCGGCGTGTCAGCACGCCTCTTTCTGCCTTCCGATGCTGCAGCCGCCGGCGAGAGGCTTCCGGTCATCATGTACGTGCACGGTGGATCGTTCTGCACCGAGAGCGCATTTGGCCGCACATACAATAACTATATCAGGTCCCTCGCCGCACGGACTGGGGCTCTCGTCGTGTCTGTGGAGTACCGTCTTGCACCGGAGCATCCTGTGCCTGCGGCCTACGACGATGCATGGGCCGCGCTCCAGTGGGTGGCGTCCCTCTCAGACCCCTGGCTGTCTAGCTATGCCGACCCGGAGCGCACCTTCCTAGCGGGCGACAGCGCCGGCGGCAACATCGTCTACAACACGGCGGTGCGTGCGGCTGGCCGCGGTACAAACATCGTCGACATCGAGGGGCTTGTCATCGTTCACCCCTACTTCTGGGGGGTGGACCGGCTGTCCAGCTCCGAGACCGTCTGGGACGGCGTCGCCATGTTTACGCCAGACTTTGTGGACAGGCTCTGGCCGTACGTCACGGCTGGCCAGCTTGAGAACGACGATCCATGGATAAACCCTCTGGACGGGGACATTGCCTCGCTGATGTGCCGGCGTGTGCTGGTCGCCGTCGCTGAGAAGGATAGCTTGTCTGGCCGTGGGCGCCGGTTGGCGGCTTCCATGCGCAACCTCATGTGGGCCGACGATCAACACGCGGTGACATTGGTGGAGTCAGAGGCCGAAGACCATGGCTTCCACCTCTACAACCCCATGCGTGCGACTAGTAAGACACTCATGGAGAGTATCATACAGTTCATAAACCAGCGCCCGGCATTGCCGTTGCCGGCCGCTTTTCCGCCGGAACGGCACGAGCTGCATCTGCATGCATGCCAAGGTAAGGACCAGACTTCCTACTCTGCTGTCCAGCCCATTCTGGGTGTGCCTACCAGGCCCTACGTGGACGTATTTGGTTATGGGGTGGCCATGAAGGATTCCAGTGGCCCAAAAAATACCACACGTACTAGTTGCTTGCAGATTGGTGGACATGAACGAAGATCATCACCCAGGACCAGAAGATATGGATTATCTCTCGGCCACCCTATAACATCCAACATGAGGTTCCCGTTATCAGCAACGACGTCACCTGGGGGTGGTTGTGTTCATTTTCACAAGTTCATGACCATCTAA